One genomic region from Patescibacteria group bacterium encodes:
- a CDS encoding ScpA family protein, producing MYNIKIGKFEGPLDLLLGLIEEQELDITQVSLAEVTEQYLGYLDQIEKRHPEELADFLVVASKLIYIKSKNLIPSLEIDEDAQELEYQLKIYKEYLTAAQDIEKMISKKRFVFSREKAIIIEPTFSPPPKLTKDILARAFAAILGRIEPIIELPKRAIVRAMSIKEKISQLRDRILAQATLSFQEFTKGAKGKTDIIVSFLAVLELVKQKIIDVKQPEIFQDITIERINNS from the coding sequence ATGTATAATATAAAAATAGGGAAATTTGAAGGCCCCCTTGATCTCTTGCTCGGACTTATTGAGGAGCAAGAGCTGGATATTACCCAGGTTTCTTTGGCTGAAGTTACGGAACAATACCTGGGTTATTTAGACCAAATAGAAAAACGCCATCCGGAAGAGTTGGCGGATTTTTTGGTTGTGGCGTCCAAATTGATTTATATCAAATCCAAGAATTTGATTCCGTCTTTAGAGATTGACGAGGACGCGCAAGAACTGGAGTACCAACTCAAAATATACAAGGAGTATCTGACCGCCGCGCAGGATATCGAGAAGATGATTTCTAAAAAGCGTTTTGTTTTTTCCAGAGAAAAAGCCATTATTATTGAACCGACTTTTTCTCCCCCGCCCAAACTGACAAAAGATATTTTAGCTCGCGCTTTTGCCGCCATTTTAGGCAGAATTGAACCGATTATTGAGCTGCCCAAGAGAGCTATCGTTCGGGCGATGTCTATTAAAGAAAAAATCAGCCAATTGCGAGATCGTATTTTAGCGCAGGCGACTCTAAGTTTTCAGGAGTTCACCAAGGGCGCCAAGGGAAAAACGGATATCATCGTGAGCTTCCTCGCAGTTTTGGAACTCGTCAAACAAAAAATTATTGACGTCAAACAGCCGGAAATCTTTCAGGATATTACCATAGAAAGAATAAATAATTCGTAA
- the scpB gene encoding SMC-Scp complex subunit ScpB → MLKSKIESLLFISPRPLSVAKIAQLTGSDKDEVKTALSELMKEFNDRAGGIQLVKNFWDYQMTTTPNNSKLVKDFIKDEISGELTKPSLEALAIIVYRAPITKPELEQIRGVNCSLILRNLMIRGLAEQEEDKKTKLIYYKPTFEFLKFLGVHEASELPNFEKLNSDENLQKLLDIRLTPPPAAPAVDKEPII, encoded by the coding sequence ATGCTTAAGTCAAAAATTGAAAGTTTATTGTTTATTTCCCCGCGGCCGTTGTCAGTAGCGAAAATAGCCCAGCTGACAGGGAGTGATAAAGATGAAGTTAAAACGGCGCTTAGCGAGCTGATGAAAGAATTTAATGACCGGGCCGGCGGCATTCAGCTTGTCAAAAATTTTTGGGATTATCAGATGACCACCACTCCGAACAATTCCAAGTTGGTCAAAGATTTTATTAAAGATGAAATTTCCGGAGAGTTGACTAAACCGTCGCTGGAGGCCCTGGCTATCATTGTTTATCGCGCGCCGATTACCAAACCGGAACTGGAACAAATCAGGGGCGTGAACTGCAGTTTGATTTTGCGCAATTTGATGATTCGTGGTCTAGCGGAGCAGGAAGAAGATAAAAAAACCAAGCTGATTTATTATAAGCCCACTTTTGAATTTTTAAAATTTTTAGGGGTACACGAGGCTTCGGAATTACCTAATTTTGAGAAGCTCAATTCCGATGAAAATTTGCAGAAGTTATTAGACATTCGTCTGACCCCTCCGCCGGCCGCGCCCGCCGTTGATAAAGAACCAATCATTTAA
- a CDS encoding serine hydrolase: MLANLIINLFVALTIGQSFSGPGEIILPAKAAAPAAAEESAQNEAVKNVSENLTGEPTSEGTIRTPERINLESKSLGVKITAQSVVVVDGATGKVLYQNNDSAVRSIASITKLITVLVFLDNNPGWDKEIIFNEEDKSEGSTDYLYVGESVKVRDLFYLSLMMSNNSATTALVRSTGLGRSEFVSLMNKKAEEFGMADTRFVDIVGFDDFNISTARDIAKLASVAFANSDIREATTPERYTIHTLNTNRYFYIYNTNYLLTSFLNEGDYRVAAGKTGYTNAAGYCLATEIEKNGAGNIITVVLGSDSLDNRFQDTKALAYWVFSNYEWR, encoded by the coding sequence ATGTTGGCTAATTTAATTATCAATTTGTTTGTTGCCCTGACTATCGGACAATCGTTTTCCGGGCCGGGAGAAATTATTTTACCGGCCAAAGCCGCCGCGCCTGCCGCGGCAGAAGAGTCAGCCCAGAATGAAGCAGTAAAAAACGTCAGTGAAAATCTAACGGGAGAACCAACATCTGAAGGAACAATTAGAACGCCGGAGAGGATAAATCTGGAAAGTAAAAGCTTGGGAGTAAAAATTACCGCCCAAAGCGTAGTGGTTGTTGATGGCGCTACCGGGAAAGTTCTATATCAAAACAATGACAGCGCCGTTCGTTCGATAGCGAGCATTACGAAGCTAATAACTGTACTCGTGTTTTTAGACAATAATCCCGGGTGGGATAAAGAAATTATTTTTAATGAAGAAGACAAAAGCGAGGGGAGCACGGACTATTTATACGTGGGCGAAAGCGTCAAGGTCCGCGACCTTTTTTACCTTTCCCTAATGATGTCTAACAATAGCGCTACTACTGCCTTAGTGCGCTCCACGGGTTTGGGCCGAAGCGAATTTGTGAGTTTGATGAATAAAAAGGCGGAAGAATTTGGCATGGCCGATACTCGTTTTGTAGATATCGTGGGATTTGATGACTTTAATATCTCCACTGCCCGCGATATAGCAAAGTTAGCCAGCGTGGCTTTTGCCAATTCCGATATCCGAGAAGCGACCACTCCCGAGCGTTATACCATCCACACCTTAAATACCAATCGCTATTTTTATATTTATAATACTAATTATCTTTTGACCAGTTTTTTGAACGAGGGTGATTACCGCGTTGCCGCGGGGAAAACCGGTTATACTAATGCCGCTGGTTATTGTCTAGCGACAGAAATTGAGAAAAACGGAGCAGGCAACATTATCACCGTAGTTTTGGGCAGCGATTCGCTGGACAATAGATTTCAAGACACTAAGGCCTTGGCTTATTGGGTGTTTAGTAATTACGAGTGGAGGTAA